Genomic DNA from Podospora pseudoanserina strain CBS 124.78 chromosome 4, whole genome shotgun sequence:
CGACCGAGTTCTCCTCCGTGAGGGACATTGGCTGGTACGGCGCCGGctacctcctcaccaccaccgccctccagCCCTGCTACGGCTCCCTCTACCGCATGTTCTCCGTCAAGTACACCTACCTCGTCGCCGTCTTCATCTTTGAAATCGGCTCGCTCATCTGCGCCATCGCCCCCACCTCCAACGCCTTTATCGCTGGGAGGGCCGTTGCCGGTATGGGCACCGCGGGTCTGTTTTCGGGATCGATTGTGATTTTGAGCTACACCTTGCCACTGAGGAAACGGCCGGCCGCGTTCGGGCTGATAGGAGGGATGTGGGGGATCAGCTCCGTCGCCGGTCCGTTGCTGGGGGGGGCGTTCAGTGATGCGCCCAACccggggtggaggtggtgtttctacatcaacctccccatcggAGCGTTCGCCATGGCGGCGAtattcttcttcctcaagatCAACCGGGTTGATAACCCTGAGGGGCTCACGTTTCTGGAAAGGATCTTGAGGCTTGATCTGGCGGGGACGGCGATGCTCATCCCGGCTGTTATCTGCTTGTTGCTCGCCCTGCAGTGGGGCGGGACCGAGCACGCCTGGAACAGCTCGGTGATTATTGGGCTGTTTGTCGGGTTTGCGCTGATGATTGGGGCTTTTGCTGTGATTCAGGTTTGGAAGGGAGATAGGGGGACGTTGCCGCCGAGGTTGTTCAAGAATAAGGATGTTGTCTGCGCGATGTTGTTTGCGTTTTTCTTTGGGGCGGGGTTTTTTCCTTTGGTTTATTATCTTGGTAAGTTtccttttttatttttttaaattttcttttattttattttttctttatctTGTTTTTGGGCGTTTTTTtgattatttttttttattttttggatattttttaaatttttGTATTCTTTAAAAAAAACCTTTTGttatttacttttattttttgttatatttttattttttttgtatgtttttttttatgtattttttttattgttatttttttatcttgtgttgttgttgttgtgacaGTATCTACATCtattcaggggctcagggggcTAACTCTCCATTTCAACCAAGCTCTCTACTTCCAAGCTGTCCAAGGCGACACCGCCGTAACAGCCGgcatcaaactcctccccctcctcatctcagTCGTCATCACCTCCGTCGCAACCGGCGGCCTCGTCACCGTCGTCGGCTACTATAAccccttcatcctcccctgCATGGTCCTCTTCGCCACCGGCGCGGGCATgatcaccaccttctccctcaccacccccttcagcGCCTGGTTCGGCTACCAggtcctcgccggcctcggGATCGGCGTCGGCTTCCAGACCGGGGTTCTGGTAGTCCAAAACGTCATGCCCCTCGAGTGGATCCCCGTCGCCACGGCCTGCATCCAGTTCTTCCAGTCCATCGGcggcgccatcttcatcgccgTTGCGCAGGCAGTCTTCCAGAACGGCCTCATTGACACCTTGGCTAAAGACGCGCCTGGCCTGCCAGCGGAACTGTTTCTCAATATTGGCGCCTCTCAGGTCAGCCAAGTGGTctccgcccctccccccgctgGGCTGGGGAGACCAGATGATGTGAATATCGTCTTGAACGCCTACCTCCAGGGGTTGAGAAACACGTATTACATCGCCGTTGGTTGCGCCTGTGGTGCCTTTGTGGCGGCGTGCGGTCTGAGTTGGAAAAAGATTCAACGGCATAAAGCCAAGGCAGCGGATGAttcagagggaggaggagaaaagagcGCCGTGGTTGTTCCTGCTCACTAgaaccacccaccacatAGACAAAAGACAAGCATTATGGCTTGTCTACCATGATGAACATGTATCTATGATACCCACTTCACAGCCACTAATCCAACTCGATAATAATATTCGACATATTCATATTGTATATACTTCTGTCCATATCCCCCCAACAAAATAAAATACATGAGAATAAGTAATATATACTTTGTCCAAAACACAAAAGCAAAACCCAAactcccatcccaatccaacaatgatgtgtgtgtatcCTTCAAACCACCAAGCGAAAAAAAGTAGCAACAAAACTAAACTCCCTTCGCCTCAACTCTTCATCTCTCATCCCTCATCCCTCACATCTCACATtctcttccatcccatcactcacaaccccccaagcGCCGCACAATAAGCCAGATACCAAGTCAAACTCGCCCCCCCGTCCAACCACTCCCCCTTaaactcccctccccttcctcccccgctAAAAAAGTCATACCCCCCCCTCGGATCAATCGTCCCATAATTCCCCATCAAaatccccttccaccccccagtGACCTGCTccgccctccctcccgaAAAGTACgcatcccactcctccctcacaaactccttcctcctcaccatggGCGTGTGCGGCAACAGAGGCAGCATGTGAATCCCCTGCACATACTCAATATTCGTCCCAAAATACGTCGTGTGGTCCACCTTGTTCTCAAACAAAATCCCCGCAACCTTGTTCCCAATAAAATTCTTCGGCTGCACCGTGTTGCTCTCGGTGTACAGGTAATACGAGTTCAGCGACCTCGCCTGCACAGCCAGCATCAGAttccccctcgccgccaGGTTCTGGTCGCCGCTCACCGTCCCCCACATCTTGAGCGCGTACGACGCCATCGTGTCCTCCGAGCTCGACTCCTGGTCCTTGCCGTCGAGCGTGTCGAACAGCCCATGGGCCCAGCTGTGGCCGTGGTACCAGTCAAAATTCCTCCACACGGGGAAGTACTGGTCCGCCGCGCTCGGGTTGGCCACGTCCCGGACCAGCATGTTGACGTAGGCCTTGTTGGCCGGGATCCAGGAAGGATCGAGATGTCCGATGATCGCGGCGGTGAGGATGAAGTACCCGTAGTGGAAGTGGTGGTCGTTGTAGTAGGAGTTGCCAAAGTCGGCGCCAGAGTTGCCCGTGACGTAGCTCGCCGAAGAGACAAcgcctccccaaccgcccTCGTACACAAGCGGGAACTGCTGCCTGTTCTCGGCGAACCGTGCGAACGCCTGCTTGAGCTGGTTCAGCGCCGTCAACGCCAGCGCCTCGTCACCAAGCATGTCCCGAATAACCAAGATGATGCTAGCAAACTTGGCCAACGCCTATTTCACCCGTTAGCACCcctttcctcttcaccaGCCAGTAtcggaaagaagaaaaaggggaaaaaaaaagaacaaaaaactCACCTTCCCACTGAAATACATCGAATTCTGATCGCTCTGCTGCAGCATATCCTGGCTCACCTCCTGCAACGCAACCCCCTTCACAAaactcctcaccccctcgctcaaccccttcacctcccccgcctcggGGCTCCATGGCAAAAACCCAATCCCCGTCGGCAGCTCCGTCTCCACCATGGTCCAGCTGTCCGCCAGCACCAGGTACGCTACCCCCTTCGTCGGCGTCTGCAGCTTCACCCCCGTCACCTTCCCCCTcgtcccatcatcaaaagAACTCAGATGATGCGGCAGCGCAAACTGCGCGACAGGACTCTGATACATCCCCTGCTTCCTAAACCCAAACCGATACGTCCCCGTCTTCCCATTCACCCCCCCGCTCAGGTCAACCCCCACCGCATACGTCCCACAAGCCTGGTCGTAAACCTTTTCCGACTCCCCATCGCTCGTCTTGGCAACCTGAACGATGCCATAAAACGGCCCCGTCGACTCCGCCCTTCCATTGTTCACAACCTGCAAGTTCAAGGCCTCCCCTTTCGTGTGATAAGCATACACCAACCACGTCGTCCCGTCCTCCAAATGCAGTCTATACTtgaccaccccctccttcgcctccttGGACGCCCTCGTCACGGTCTTGAAGAAGATCCCCGTCTGAACCACCGGCTGGCCCCCGTTGTACACCGCCGTCACGAACCCCGCCCCCTGAACCAGCGGGAACTGGATCACCGCCTGGCCCCCCTCTCGCGCCCTCAAGCTCACCAGGCTCGAAAAGTCCGTCAGGTTGTCACTAGTCAACACCGTCCCCGGCCCGAGCTCCTTCGCGCTCAAGCACACCGAGTGGATCCCAATAGGATTGATGTAATACCTCGCCGCTCCCGAACCAGGGTCGTTCTGCCCGTACACCCTCTGGCTAGCATCGACATGCGAAATGGCCATGCCCCACGTCCCCGaggcaccacctcccctcgCCCAGGTGACACTGTAGGGAAACAGGTAACTAGGCGAGGTCTGATTCCCCAAGAAGAAATTATTGTAAAACTTGTTCGTCCCAATGGGGCCAGCCGACTTGATGCCGATCCTAGGGGCGGGGTGGTCCTTCCTCTGGGGGATCTGAGACGGGGGCGGGTCCGTAGAAATCGGCGCCGCGAAAATGTTGGGGACAATCATGCTGACCGTTTCCGAGGGCGCGGACGGCTGATCGGTCGGAACCGACGCCGTGGCAGAGATGAGCTCTGTCGGAGACGGGATAGGGGAAGTAATAAGCGGTTGAGAGGTAGGGTACCCGCTCGACGGAGCGTCGGTAGGAATGGTGCCTGTGTTGGTCGACTCGATAGGAACGTCCGTGGGCAGGATCTGAAGCGTTCCCGAGGGGTTGACACTGGTGATGACACTGACAGTGGTGGTGTCACCGAGGTCAGTTGTCGATGTTGGTTGCGTGCTGCTGGTAGGAGAAGCTGGCTTTGTGACAATCTCAGGGGTTGGTGTCACTTCAGGGGCGACCTCGCCCGagccggtgctgctggcagGTTGTTGACCAGAAGCGGGACTCGTCTCGTCTGAAAAGAGAGTCGTGTCCCCGTCAGGACTCTCCTCGGAAACGGCCTGGATAGTctgctccgcctccgcccccgAATCAGAACGTGTGCTGATGATGACCGAAGGACGTTCCGTTGTCCACCCAGGCGATCCAAAGGGGATAGAGTGGCTCCTCTTGCTGGCGGTAGAAGAGCTCGAATCTCCTGTCACCGCCACGCAAGCACTAGTAGCAGCTGCCGGTTGACCCTGAGCAGTGACGGTAACCGTCCTCCAGATCGGGAACCAAGGTCGTGGGTACTTCCGGCCgtctggtggtgggacaGCTAGGACGACCTGAAGTAAGGTCAGCCACGCGAACAAGAAAAACCTCATCTTGGTGGTATCCATCCGCTCCACCATCGGTTGTGAAAGAATGGAGATGTCGGATATGttggaaaaaagagagagggaaagaaaaggaaataGTCCTCGAAAAAGCCAGTGGTGGTTGACAGCAGAGTCCCAACCTGGCTATAAATGAtggagaaaacaaaaagtaGCAGTGATAATAATAACAAGGATGCTTTCCCGTCTGGAAAAGATGTCTTCCATGTGCGTCACTTGGGCTGGAAGACCCAAAACAAGAAATAGTAACAAGCGGTCTCTCCGTCACTGGTATGTGTAGAGAGAGACAGATATGATACAAGCGAGATGATGTTGTGATGGTGCGGGATAGTGAGTGTGCTGtctttgtggaggaggacccagaaaaaaaatgaGACATTGGACCTCATACCTATTcgttatatatatatatatatatatatatatggaGTCTCTATGTTTGCGTGTTGTCGTTGAACTGTGAGGCTGGAATGCTTCGCGGTGGAACCGAGAGTCAACGGAATGGCTGGAGGCAAGGTCCTGGGTTTCAGCTGGCCAGCGAGACAGCTCTAGAAGGGCGAGAATGACTCGATTCAGAAGGATGAGGGCGTCGTGGGCGGTTGTAGATGATGAAATTCGAGTGATCCAGGTATTTCGAGGGTTTTAGGTGGCGCTgtgggaggtggcggcgtGTAGTGATGCTGAAGGATGACGGTCGTCCAGAGCTAGATTATTGTAAACACGGTCAACAAAATAGAGTTGCGGCAGTCAATGATGATTTGCAGATGAAAGGTAACATTCCACTCGTCTCCCGAGCGGGAGTGGAACTTCTTCTTTGCGTGCTCTTGGTGCCTTCTC
This window encodes:
- a CDS encoding hypothetical protein (EggNog:ENOG503NUAW; COG:U) is translated as MADKDKEKDAITTSSTKPPSTSSKSPDRAPSPPPIQATAAALPSDAEKPPTPPRDDSNMIYPTGPKLYLIISSLCLSVFLVALDQTIIAPALGAITTEFSSVRDIGWYGAGYLLTTTALQPCYGSLYRMFSVKYTYLVAVFIFEIGSLICAIAPTSNAFIAGRAVAGMGTAGLFSGSIVILSYTLPLRKRPAAFGLIGGMWGISSVAGPLLGGAFSDAPNPGWRWCFYINLPIGAFAMAAIFFFLKINRVDNPEGLTFLERILRLDLAGTAMLIPAVICLLLALQWGGTEHAWNSSVIIGLFVGFALMIGAFAVIQVWKGDRGTLPPRLFKNKDVVCAMLFAFFFGAGFFPLVYYLALYFQAVQGDTAVTAGIKLLPLLISVVITSVATGGLVTVVGYYNPFILPCMVLFATGAGMITTFSLTTPFSAWFGYQVLAGLGIGVGFQTGVLVVQNVMPLEWIPVATACIQFFQSIGGAIFIAVAQAVFQNGLIDTLAKDAPGLPAELFLNIGASQVSQVVSAPPPAGLGRPDDVNIVLNAYLQGLRNTYYIAVGCACGAFVAACGLSWKKIQRHKAKAADDSEGGGEKSAVVVPAH
- the ACF2 gene encoding endo-1,3-beta glucanase (CAZy:GH81; EggNog:ENOG503NTYF; COG:G); the protein is MRFFLFAWLTLLQVVLAVPPPDGRKYPRPWFPIWRTVTVTAQGQPAAATSACVAVTGDSSSSTASKRSHSIPFGSPGWTTERPSVIISTRSDSGAEAEQTIQAVSEESPDGDTTLFSDETSPASGQQPASSTGSGEVAPEVTPTPEIVTKPASPTSSTQPTSTTDLGDTTTVSVITSVNPSGTLQILPTDVPIESTNTGTIPTDAPSSGYPTSQPLITSPIPSPTELISATASVPTDQPSAPSETVSMIVPNIFAAPISTDPPPSQIPQRKDHPAPRIGIKSAGPIGTNKFYNNFFLGNQTSPSYLFPYSVTWARGGGASGTWGMAISHVDASQRVYGQNDPGSGAARYYINPIGIHSVCLSAKELGPGTVLTSDNLTDFSSLVSLRAREGGQAVIQFPLVQGAGFVTAVYNGGQPVVQTGIFFKTVTRASKEAKEGVVKYRLHLEDGTTWLVYAYHTKGEALNLQVVNNGRAESTGPFYGIVQVAKTSDGESEKVYDQACGTYAVGVDLSGGVNGKTGTYRFGFRKQGMYQSPVAQFALPHHLSSFDDGTRGKVTGVKLQTPTKGVAYLVLADSWTMVETELPTGIGFLPWSPEAGEVKGLSEGVRSFVKGVALQEVSQDMLQQSDQNSMYFSGKALAKFASIILVIRDMLGDEALALTALNQLKQAFARFAENRQQFPLVYEGGWGGVVSSASYVTGNSGADFGNSYYNDHHFHYGYFILTAAIIGHLDPSWIPANKAYVNMLVRDVANPSAADQYFPVWRNFDWYHGHSWAHGLFDTLDGKDQESSSEDTMASYALKMWGTVSGDQNLAARGNLMLAVQARSLNSYYLYTESNTVQPKNFIGNKVAGILFENKVDHTTYFGTNIEYVQGIHMLPLLPHTPMVRRKEFVREEWDAYFSGGRAEQVTGGWKGILMGNYGTIDPRGGYDFFSGGGRGGEFKGEWLDGGASLTWYLAYCAALGGL